In the genome of Patescibacteria group bacterium, one region contains:
- a CDS encoding DUF433 domain-containing protein — translation MDNRIEVNPDICHGQPCIKGTRIMVYIIIELLESGLTPDDVIRDYYPNITKEDIKNCLHYAVSLIKDQEYIPFEEATQH, via the coding sequence TTGGATAACAGAATAGAAGTTAACCCAGACATATGTCATGGCCAACCATGTATAAAAGGTACCAGAATCATGGTATATATTATCATTGAACTTCTCGAATCCGGTTTAACACCAGATGATGTTATAAGGGATTATTATCCAAACATAACAAAGGAAGATATAAAAAATTGTTTGCATTATGCAGTTTCTCTTATTAAAGACCAGGAATACATTCCATTTGAAGAGGCTACTCAGCATTGA
- a CDS encoding DUF5615 family PIN-like protein: MRFLIDENIFPQITSYIRKSGHDVKTAQESGLIKAPDDKIVDLAIKEKRTIITFDKHVGDILRYPPQNLFGIILIRIHPPILDDIFHAIENLFKNYQADSFNGRLIVLSRTGYRIR; encoded by the coding sequence TTGAGATTTCTTATCGATGAAAATATCTTTCCTCAAATAACCTCCTATATTCGAAAATCAGGTCATGATGTCAAAACTGCTCAAGAATCAGGTTTAATTAAGGCCCCAGATGATAAGATCGTTGATTTAGCAATTAAAGAAAAAAGAACAATTATCACATTTGACAAACACGTTGGTGACATACTCAGATATCCCCCACAAAATCTATTTGGTATAATTCTTATAAGGATTCATCCTCCTATATTAGACGACATCTTTCATGCTATAGAGAACCTCTTTAAAAACTATCAAGCCGATTCTTTCAATGGAAGGCTTATTGTGCTATCTAGAACAGGATATAGGATAAGATAA